One region of Polynucleobacter sp. MWH-Aus1W21 genomic DNA includes:
- a CDS encoding fumarylacetoacetate hydrolase family protein, translating into MSDQDRDVLARRNAIKLGVASLSLAGVAAGAQAHKGADAISTPFSVTQTFIPIAGGNSEFPVRRIYCIGRNYAAHAREMGSDPTREPPFFFQKPTDAIQFVAPNKIVDHPYPSLTKNYHYEVELVAALNKGGKNIPVEKALEYVYGYALGLDMTRRDLQRFMGDQKKPWEIGKSFDYSAPIGPIFPVNLVGHFTKGTISLSVNGVTKQKANLDQMIWSVAEQIAKLSEANELFPGDIIYSGTPENVGPVVRGDIVRCTIDNLPDLVIKIV; encoded by the coding sequence ATGTCGGATCAGGATCGTGATGTATTAGCGCGCCGCAATGCAATCAAGCTTGGCGTTGCTTCGCTTTCATTGGCGGGTGTTGCAGCAGGTGCTCAAGCGCATAAAGGGGCGGATGCAATATCAACCCCATTCTCTGTAACTCAAACATTTATACCGATTGCGGGCGGTAATTCAGAATTTCCGGTGCGTCGCATTTACTGTATTGGTAGAAATTATGCGGCGCATGCTCGTGAGATGGGGTCAGATCCAACGCGTGAACCGCCATTCTTTTTTCAAAAGCCTACAGATGCTATTCAGTTTGTAGCGCCAAATAAGATCGTTGATCATCCCTATCCATCGCTAACCAAAAATTATCACTATGAAGTTGAGTTAGTGGCAGCGCTGAACAAGGGCGGCAAAAATATCCCTGTTGAAAAGGCGCTTGAATATGTATACGGTTATGCCTTAGGTCTTGATATGACACGTCGAGATTTGCAGCGCTTCATGGGTGACCAGAAGAAGCCTTGGGAAATTGGTAAATCATTTGATTACTCTGCACCCATTGGCCCAATTTTTCCGGTGAATCTAGTGGGGCATTTCACTAAGGGAACAATTTCACTTTCGGTTAATGGTGTAACAAAACAAAAAGCCAATTTAGATCAAATGATTTGGTCCGTTGCTGAGCAGATTGCGAAGCTTTCGGAGGCAAACGAATTATTCCCTGGGGACATTATTTACTCGGGTACGCCTGAGAATGTCGGTCCGGTTGTGCGTGGAGACATTGTTCGTTGCACTATTGATAATTTGCCGGATTTGGTGATAAAGATCGTTTGA
- a CDS encoding DUF6150 family protein yields the protein MMTSLRSLFFGLLMLSALISIDTFAAQIFITNYPSEANAKVYVTKYQSEANCIVYDTQYSSDNEPGVWFYTKYKSDARAVIYYTQYKSEADLVVYFTKYKSDARCRY from the coding sequence ATGATGACAAGTCTTCGATCCCTATTTTTTGGCCTGTTAATGCTGAGCGCCTTGATTTCAATTGACACCTTCGCAGCACAAATCTTTATTACTAATTACCCATCGGAAGCCAACGCAAAGGTCTATGTCACCAAGTACCAGTCAGAGGCAAACTGCATTGTGTATGACACCCAATACTCAAGCGATAATGAGCCTGGTGTCTGGTTCTATACCAAATACAAAAGCGATGCTCGGGCAGTGATTTACTACACTCAATATAAGTCTGAGGCCGATCTTGTTGTGTATTTCACCAAGTACAAAAGTGATGCACGCTGTCGGTACTAA
- a CDS encoding MOSC domain-containing protein: protein MRILTISAGKVMPLFGNHHPNYKSVASAIHKKAVSVLENPVPVDITPLGVKGDEQADLSVHGGIEKAIYVYPAEHYAFWNGLLTRETKQSVQLQHGAIGENFTIEGLLETEVFVGDRMRIGELEFAVVKLREPCFKFNAAMRYKGAAKAMLQSGFSGWYLRVIKTGVLSAGAQMELIPGSRETSIAQQNQKLLNNRNQKDLWE from the coding sequence ATGAGAATTCTTACTATCTCAGCCGGCAAAGTCATGCCTTTATTTGGCAACCATCACCCTAACTACAAATCGGTTGCTTCGGCCATACACAAAAAAGCAGTAAGCGTTTTAGAAAATCCCGTCCCCGTTGACATTACCCCACTAGGCGTTAAAGGGGATGAACAGGCCGATTTATCAGTCCATGGCGGTATTGAAAAAGCAATCTACGTTTATCCCGCAGAACACTACGCGTTTTGGAATGGGCTACTGACTCGCGAAACAAAGCAGTCCGTTCAATTACAGCATGGTGCTATCGGCGAAAACTTCACTATTGAAGGCTTACTAGAAACCGAGGTTTTTGTCGGCGATCGAATGCGGATTGGAGAATTGGAATTTGCAGTCGTTAAGCTACGTGAACCTTGCTTTAAATTTAATGCCGCAATGCGCTATAAAGGGGCTGCCAAGGCAATGTTGCAGTCCGGCTTTAGTGGCTGGTATTTACGCGTCATCAAAACTGGGGTGCTTTCTGCTGGCGCTCAAATGGAACTCATCCCAGGGTCAAGAGAAACCTCTATTGCTCAACAAAATCAAAAACTCTTAAACAATCGCAATCAAAAAGATTTGTGGGAATAA
- a CDS encoding MFS transporter → MSTSTKAAPMTAEERKVIFASSLGTVFEWYDFYLYGSLAAVIAKQFFSGLDAGSAFIFALLAFAAGFIVRPFGALVFGRLGDLIGRKYTFLVTILLMGGATFIVGILPNYATIGVAAPVILIALRMLQGLALGGEYGGAATYVAEHAPHGRRGAYTAWIQTTATLGLFLSLLVILFTREFTGPDFDVWGWRIPFIASIALLAISVWIRLSMNESPAFKKMKEEGKLSKAPLSESFGQWKNLKIVILALFGLVAGQAVVWYTGQFYALFYLTQVLKVDAKTANLLIAASLVIGTPFFVVFGAWSDKIGRKVIIMGGLLLAIITYIPNTPVSVFNALTHFANPALEKAMATSPATITADVNECTFQFNPTGTAKFTSSCDIAKQVMASNSASYTTIPGPAGSTAVVKIGDTEITGYTAKGMAPADLKAKDAEFKKQIRDALNAAGYPAKADPAGINYVAVLLLLVYLVILVTMVYGPIAAMLVEMFPTRIRYTSMSLPYHIGNGWFGGLLPTISFALVAQNGNIYYGLWYPIIIATMTLVIGTLFVKETKDVDIYARD, encoded by the coding sequence ATGTCAACATCAACTAAAGCAGCCCCAATGACCGCTGAAGAACGCAAAGTTATTTTTGCATCATCTTTGGGTACGGTTTTTGAGTGGTACGACTTTTATCTTTACGGTTCTTTGGCTGCCGTTATCGCCAAGCAGTTCTTCTCAGGCTTAGATGCTGGCTCTGCCTTCATTTTCGCTTTGTTAGCGTTTGCTGCTGGTTTCATCGTGCGTCCATTCGGCGCGTTGGTGTTCGGTCGCTTAGGCGATTTGATCGGACGTAAATATACGTTCTTGGTCACCATCCTGTTAATGGGTGGCGCAACATTCATCGTAGGTATTCTGCCTAACTACGCAACTATCGGTGTTGCTGCTCCAGTTATCTTGATCGCATTGCGTATGCTTCAAGGTTTGGCTTTGGGCGGTGAGTACGGTGGTGCTGCTACGTATGTTGCAGAACATGCTCCTCACGGTCGTCGTGGCGCATACACAGCTTGGATTCAAACAACTGCTACTTTAGGTTTGTTCCTCTCCTTGCTCGTGATTTTGTTCACACGTGAATTCACTGGTCCAGACTTTGATGTTTGGGGCTGGCGTATTCCTTTCATCGCTTCTATCGCATTGTTGGCGATCTCTGTATGGATTCGTTTGTCCATGAATGAGTCACCAGCTTTCAAGAAGATGAAAGAAGAAGGCAAATTGTCAAAAGCTCCTTTGTCCGAGTCATTCGGTCAGTGGAAGAACTTGAAGATTGTTATCTTGGCATTGTTTGGTCTGGTTGCGGGTCAAGCGGTGGTTTGGTACACAGGTCAGTTCTACGCTTTGTTCTACCTCACACAAGTGTTGAAAGTAGATGCTAAGACTGCGAACTTGTTGATTGCTGCTTCATTGGTAATCGGCACACCGTTCTTCGTTGTATTCGGTGCATGGTCTGACAAGATCGGACGTAAAGTGATCATCATGGGCGGCTTGCTCTTGGCAATCATTACTTACATCCCAAATACACCAGTTTCAGTATTTAATGCTTTGACCCACTTTGCTAACCCAGCGTTGGAAAAGGCAATGGCAACTTCACCAGCAACTATTACTGCTGACGTGAACGAATGTACATTCCAGTTCAACCCAACAGGTACAGCGAAGTTCACAAGTTCTTGCGATATCGCAAAACAAGTGATGGCGTCTAACTCTGCAAGCTATACAACTATCCCTGGCCCAGCCGGTAGCACTGCTGTTGTGAAGATTGGTGATACAGAAATCACTGGTTACACAGCAAAAGGTATGGCTCCAGCAGATTTGAAAGCTAAAGATGCTGAGTTCAAGAAGCAAATTCGTGATGCGTTGAACGCTGCTGGCTATCCAGCTAAAGCTGATCCAGCTGGCATCAACTACGTAGCCGTATTGCTCTTGTTGGTGTATTTGGTGATCTTGGTAACCATGGTTTACGGTCCAATCGCTGCGATGTTGGTTGAGATGTTCCCAACCCGCATTCGTTACACCTCTATGTCCTTGCCATACCATATTGGTAACGGTTGGTTCGGTGGCTTGTTGCCAACGATCTCCTTCGCCTTGGTAGCGCAAAACGGTAACATTTACTACGGTCTCTGGTACCCAATCATCATCGCTACGATGACATTGGTAATCGGTACACTGTTTGTTAAAGAAACCAAAGACGTAGATATCTACGCACGTGACTAA
- a CDS encoding TRAP transporter substrate-binding protein, with protein MKRRDFLGKTALGAAAGVLAAPAIAQSMPEVKWRCASSFPKSLDTIYGGGEFIAKRVAALTDGKFQIRIFGAGEIVPAFGTVDAVQQGTVECTHTAGYYFVGKNKTFAFDTTVPFGMNQRQQNAWMYWGGGLKLQREFLRDYNIISFPAGNTGTQMGGWFKKPVKTVADLKGLKMRIAGLGGEVMSRLGAIPQQIAGGDIYPALEKGVIDAAEWVGPYDDEKLGFYKIAPYYYYPGWWEACSMYSMYVNIKEWEKLPKQYQEALASACAECNIDMMAEYDYKNPIALQSLIKNGVKLQSYSTEIMKAASNAAFEMYEEEAAKNPSFKKIYEPWKKFRNDQMLWNKVAEQTLMSFMLTNPVK; from the coding sequence ATGAAAAGACGTGACTTTTTAGGTAAGACCGCACTTGGGGCTGCTGCAGGCGTATTGGCCGCACCAGCAATTGCACAATCCATGCCAGAAGTGAAATGGCGCTGCGCATCTAGCTTTCCCAAAAGCTTAGACACGATTTATGGTGGTGGCGAATTTATTGCCAAACGAGTTGCAGCCTTAACTGATGGCAAGTTTCAGATCCGCATCTTTGGCGCAGGCGAAATCGTTCCGGCATTCGGCACAGTTGATGCAGTGCAGCAAGGCACAGTGGAATGCACACACACTGCTGGCTACTATTTTGTTGGCAAAAATAAAACTTTTGCTTTTGACACTACCGTTCCATTTGGCATGAACCAGCGTCAGCAAAATGCTTGGATGTACTGGGGTGGAGGCTTAAAGCTACAGCGTGAATTCTTACGCGATTACAACATCATCTCTTTCCCGGCTGGTAATACAGGCACACAGATGGGTGGCTGGTTTAAAAAGCCAGTGAAAACCGTTGCAGACCTCAAAGGTCTCAAAATGCGTATCGCCGGCCTCGGAGGCGAAGTTATGTCCCGCTTAGGCGCAATCCCACAACAAATCGCTGGCGGTGATATTTATCCAGCCCTTGAAAAAGGTGTGATTGATGCAGCTGAGTGGGTCGGTCCATACGACGATGAAAAATTGGGCTTCTACAAAATTGCTCCTTACTACTACTACCCGGGATGGTGGGAGGCTTGCTCAATGTACTCCATGTACGTCAACATTAAGGAGTGGGAAAAGCTACCTAAGCAATATCAAGAAGCCTTGGCCTCAGCTTGTGCTGAATGCAACATCGATATGATGGCTGAGTACGACTACAAAAACCCAATTGCCTTACAGAGTTTGATCAAGAATGGCGTCAAGTTGCAGTCTTACTCCACAGAAATTATGAAAGCCGCTTCCAATGCAGCCTTCGAAATGTATGAGGAGGAAGCTGCCAAAAACCCATCCTTCAAGAAGATTTACGAACCTTGGAAAAAATTCCGCAACGACCAAATGTTATGGAACAAGGTTGCCGAACAAACCCTCATGAGCTTCATGCTAACTAATCCTGTCAAATAA
- a CDS encoding TRAP transporter small permease subunit: protein MPKQFLVFANFVDRLNDRFGVLASWMVLIAVLVSTANALIRYGFNISSNGWLEAQWYLFAGMVMFGAATTFRMNEHVRVDVLYALYPNRVRLWLDFWGGIVFFLPMTIIIGYYSWEFFITSVIQNETSSNPGGLIRWPVRGVITLGFFLLTLQGLSEIIKRYAALTGMIQIDPKYERPLQ, encoded by the coding sequence ATGCCAAAACAATTTTTAGTTTTTGCAAATTTCGTTGATCGCCTAAATGACCGTTTTGGTGTTTTAGCAAGTTGGATGGTTCTTATTGCCGTACTGGTCAGCACAGCAAATGCACTGATCAGGTACGGCTTTAACATCAGCTCAAACGGTTGGTTAGAAGCGCAATGGTATTTGTTTGCCGGCATGGTGATGTTTGGTGCCGCCACCACTTTTCGTATGAATGAGCACGTGCGGGTTGACGTGCTCTATGCCCTATATCCCAACAGAGTTCGACTTTGGTTAGATTTCTGGGGTGGCATTGTTTTCTTTTTACCAATGACCATCATTATTGGTTACTACTCTTGGGAATTTTTTATTACTTCGGTAATTCAAAATGAAACCTCGAGTAATCCAGGCGGTCTTATTCGTTGGCCAGTTCGCGGTGTGATTACTTTGGGCTTTTTCTTGTTAACGCTCCAAGGTCTCTCAGAAATCATTAAGCGCTATGCAGCCTTGACTGGCATGATTCAAATCGATCCTAAATACGAAAGACCTCTCCAATGA
- a CDS encoding TRAP transporter large permease subunit, whose amino-acid sequence MSQDLMAPIMFGGLIVFLLIGYPAAFSLGAVGLFFSFIGIEMGMFQPTFLQALPDRVFGILSNDLLLSIPFFTFMGAILEKCGLAEDMLEGLGQLFGPIRGGLAYAVIIVGAILGAITGTVAASVIAMGLISLPIMLRYGYNPRVATGVIAASGTITQLIPPSLVLIVLADQLGKSVGDMYAGAIGPSIIQVVLFCLFIFFLSIFRPQDVPALPPEARPKIDWKLFKKILWGIVPSIALIFLVLGTILMGLATPTEGGAMGSVGALVLAAMNKRLQKPLVWEAMTSTMRINAMVIFILIGSTVFGLAFRGVDGDLWIEHLLSGLPGGQIGFLIVVNLFVFFLAFFLDYFEIAFIIIPLLAPVADKLGIDLIWFGVLLGANMQTSFMHPPFGFALFYLRGVAPKSLKSSDIYYGALPWVGLQLILVAIIIFIPETVTYFIDKPAVAMDVNAVSVDPLAGVEQNEITIDSSADIERQLRENK is encoded by the coding sequence ATTAGCCAAGATTTGATGGCCCCCATCATGTTTGGGGGTCTGATTGTATTTTTATTAATTGGATATCCGGCAGCCTTTTCTTTAGGTGCTGTTGGCTTATTCTTCTCTTTCATTGGTATCGAGATGGGCATGTTTCAGCCCACCTTCTTACAAGCGCTACCAGATCGCGTGTTTGGCATCTTGTCGAACGACCTTCTACTCTCTATCCCATTCTTTACTTTCATGGGTGCCATTTTGGAGAAGTGTGGCTTGGCAGAAGACATGCTCGAAGGCTTGGGTCAGTTATTCGGCCCGATCCGTGGAGGCTTAGCTTATGCCGTGATTATTGTTGGCGCGATCCTGGGTGCAATTACCGGCACCGTTGCGGCCTCTGTGATTGCCATGGGTTTAATTTCCTTGCCAATCATGTTGCGCTATGGATATAACCCTCGCGTAGCAACGGGTGTGATTGCCGCCTCCGGAACGATTACTCAACTCATCCCACCATCACTAGTCTTAATTGTATTAGCTGACCAGCTGGGTAAATCAGTTGGTGATATGTATGCAGGAGCTATCGGACCTTCGATCATCCAAGTGGTGTTGTTCTGCTTGTTCATTTTCTTCTTGTCCATTTTTAGACCGCAAGATGTACCAGCACTTCCTCCAGAAGCGCGCCCAAAAATTGACTGGAAATTGTTCAAAAAAATCCTTTGGGGCATTGTTCCTTCAATCGCCTTGATCTTCTTGGTGCTCGGAACCATCTTGATGGGTCTAGCAACGCCAACTGAAGGTGGTGCAATGGGTTCTGTTGGAGCTTTAGTTCTCGCAGCAATGAACAAGCGTCTACAAAAGCCTTTGGTCTGGGAGGCAATGACTTCAACCATGCGCATTAATGCCATGGTGATTTTCATTCTGATTGGATCCACTGTCTTTGGCTTGGCATTCCGCGGCGTTGATGGCGACCTTTGGATTGAGCATCTGTTGTCAGGATTGCCGGGTGGCCAAATAGGCTTCTTAATTGTGGTGAACTTGTTTGTTTTCTTCTTAGCCTTCTTCTTGGACTATTTTGAAATCGCCTTCATCATCATTCCACTATTGGCTCCTGTTGCAGACAAGCTTGGCATTGATCTCATTTGGTTTGGTGTGCTTCTCGGTGCCAATATGCAGACTTCATTTATGCATCCACCATTTGGATTCGCCTTGTTCTATCTTCGTGGGGTAGCGCCAAAATCACTGAAAAGTTCCGATATTTACTACGGGGCTTTGCCATGGGTTGGTCTACAGCTGATTTTGGTTGCGATCATCATCTTCATTCCTGAGACTGTTACTTACTTCATTGACAAGCCGGCGGTTGCAATGGACGTGAATGCTGTCTCAGTCGATCCACTCGCTGGTGTCGAGCAAAATGAGATCACCATAGACTCCAGTGCTGATATCGAGCGACAATTACGAGAGAATAAATAG
- a CDS encoding gamma-glutamyltransferase family protein, producing the protein MQAKWGIRGMAVAPHSLASESALAVLREGGNALEAMVAAAATIAVVYPHMNSIGGDSFWVVHSPGKAMGGIDACGAAAGLATKQWYAERGITKAIPFRGPVAANTVAGTISGWGAAHKLSKQGLGGKIPLSRLLADAIHYAEAGVPVTYSQSSLTAKKREELSPIPGFAKTFLVNGKAPTVGSIFKQERLAKTLRQIAEKGTDDYYRGDLAQLLGKELTDIGSPLRLDDLHRHHAKLIDPLELKHSLGKVYNMIPPTQGVVSLMIIGILDQLNLKRFKVDSPEYVHHCVEATKQAFKIRDQFVTDPAYMTKNAQSFLAPAFLKKLAKNIDPNKALPWGQGKGPADTIWMGVIDGDGNCVSFIQSIYHEFGAGIVLPKSGVNWQNRGCSFSLDPKTLNHLEPYRKPFHTLNPAMALFKDGRSMVYGTMGGDGQPQTQCAVFTRTATYDLDPQDAISRPRWLLGRTWGQTSDSLKLESRFSPWVAKELHALGHEIEMLDAFDETVGHAGCIIRDPSGTLRGGWDPRSDGAVSAF; encoded by the coding sequence ATGCAAGCAAAGTGGGGTATTCGGGGGATGGCGGTAGCACCGCACTCCCTCGCTTCTGAATCAGCTTTAGCAGTTTTACGTGAAGGCGGTAACGCACTGGAAGCCATGGTGGCTGCGGCAGCAACCATTGCAGTGGTGTATCCACATATGAACTCTATTGGGGGTGACTCTTTCTGGGTGGTGCATTCACCCGGCAAGGCTATGGGCGGGATTGATGCCTGTGGTGCTGCTGCCGGTTTAGCAACCAAGCAATGGTATGCAGAGCGTGGCATCACCAAGGCCATTCCATTTCGGGGGCCTGTTGCAGCCAATACTGTTGCAGGAACCATCTCTGGTTGGGGTGCTGCTCACAAACTATCCAAACAAGGCTTGGGCGGCAAGATTCCTTTATCTCGTTTATTGGCTGATGCAATTCATTACGCAGAAGCAGGAGTACCCGTTACTTATAGTCAATCGAGTTTGACCGCAAAGAAACGGGAGGAGCTCAGCCCGATTCCCGGCTTCGCTAAAACTTTCTTGGTGAATGGCAAAGCACCTACCGTTGGCAGCATCTTTAAACAAGAACGTCTTGCAAAAACTTTGCGCCAAATTGCAGAAAAGGGAACGGATGACTACTACCGTGGAGATCTTGCGCAATTACTTGGAAAGGAATTAACCGACATTGGTAGTCCATTGCGCCTAGATGACTTACATCGTCATCATGCCAAACTCATTGATCCATTAGAACTCAAACATAGTCTAGGCAAGGTATACAACATGATTCCGCCTACCCAAGGCGTTGTCTCTTTGATGATTATTGGCATATTGGATCAGTTGAACTTAAAACGCTTCAAGGTTGATAGTCCAGAGTACGTTCATCATTGTGTTGAGGCAACCAAGCAAGCATTTAAGATTCGCGATCAATTTGTGACAGACCCTGCGTATATGACGAAGAATGCGCAATCTTTTTTAGCACCTGCATTCCTGAAAAAACTTGCTAAAAATATTGATCCCAATAAAGCGCTGCCATGGGGTCAAGGCAAAGGTCCTGCCGATACGATTTGGATGGGTGTCATTGATGGTGATGGCAATTGTGTTTCCTTCATTCAAAGTATTTATCACGAGTTCGGCGCAGGTATTGTTCTACCAAAGTCTGGTGTGAATTGGCAGAACCGCGGATGCAGCTTCTCGTTAGATCCTAAAACACTTAACCACCTCGAGCCATATAGAAAACCGTTCCACACACTTAATCCGGCGATGGCTTTATTTAAAGATGGTCGCTCGATGGTTTATGGAACGATGGGGGGTGATGGTCAACCGCAAACGCAATGCGCCGTCTTTACTCGCACTGCCACTTACGACTTAGACCCGCAAGATGCTATTAGTCGTCCACGCTGGCTGCTCGGTCGCACTTGGGGTCAAACGAGCGATAGCTTAAAACTCGAGTCTCGCTTTAGTCCTTGGGTAGCAAAAGAACTACATGCCTTAGGTCATGAGATAGAAATGCTCGATGCCTTCGATGAAACCGTCGGCCATGCTGGATGCATCATTCGCGATCCATCAGGCACATTGCGCGGTGGATGGGATCCTCGCAGCGATGGAGCCGTTAGCGCGTTTTAG
- a CDS encoding trimeric intracellular cation channel family protein — translation MEDINFWIGIIATMAFAVTGVLAIADRGVDLFGVLVLGLITAIGGGTIRDIILESPVFWSENQMYVWLALAASIITFFAESFFTQPQIYRWMLYIDGFGAALFAIQGADKAWNMDFGLPVAPVILGVVTAIGGGLLRDVLAGRKTLIMSHELYAIPVTLGCVAYVLVLNFLPQYVVEGSVICMLGIFGLRAAAIHWDLRVPKMFITKTR, via the coding sequence ATGGAAGATATTAATTTTTGGATTGGCATCATTGCAACCATGGCCTTTGCTGTGACAGGGGTTTTGGCGATTGCCGATCGCGGCGTTGATCTCTTTGGCGTCTTGGTGCTTGGGTTAATAACCGCGATTGGGGGCGGCACTATTCGAGACATCATTTTAGAATCCCCTGTTTTTTGGTCAGAGAATCAAATGTATGTATGGCTTGCTCTAGCTGCCAGCATCATTACATTCTTCGCAGAATCTTTTTTCACCCAACCGCAAATTTACCGCTGGATGCTTTATATCGATGGCTTTGGTGCAGCGCTATTTGCAATTCAAGGGGCGGATAAGGCCTGGAATATGGATTTTGGTTTGCCGGTAGCTCCGGTCATCTTAGGGGTGGTGACTGCAATCGGCGGCGGATTATTGCGTGATGTGCTTGCCGGTAGAAAAACACTCATCATGTCACATGAGCTTTATGCGATTCCGGTGACCTTGGGTTGTGTTGCTTATGTTTTAGTGCTGAACTTCTTGCCACAGTATGTGGTTGAAGGTTCTGTGATTTGTATGCTCGGAATTTTTGGGCTACGCGCAGCAGCTATTCACTGGGATCTGCGCGTGCCAAAAATGTTTATTACTAAAACGCGCTAA
- the maiA gene encoding maleylacetoacetate isomerase, protein MTPKLYSFWRSSAAFRVRIALNLKGMNHEIIPIHLSKNGGEQLGEIFSSKNPNRLVPLFESGEIKIHQSLAIIEYLEEAQPEPPLLPNSTIDRAWVRSIAMDITSDIHPINNVRVLRYLIKKLGITNEAKDEWYQHWVKVGLESIEKQLSNDSRVGRFAYGDHPGLIDICLVPQLFNALSAKVDVELYPILMSIFHECMKLPAFIDASWEKQIDAEGSNPVAPPQK, encoded by the coding sequence ATGACCCCAAAGCTATATAGCTTTTGGCGCAGCTCTGCTGCCTTTCGGGTACGCATCGCCCTCAACCTTAAGGGCATGAACCACGAAATTATTCCAATCCATCTCAGTAAAAATGGTGGCGAGCAGTTGGGAGAGATATTTAGCAGCAAAAATCCCAATCGCTTAGTGCCTTTATTTGAATCTGGTGAGATCAAAATTCATCAATCCTTAGCGATCATTGAATATCTAGAAGAAGCTCAACCAGAGCCTCCGCTCCTACCAAATTCAACAATAGATCGAGCTTGGGTGCGATCTATTGCAATGGATATCACCAGCGATATTCATCCAATTAATAACGTTCGCGTACTCCGCTACCTCATCAAAAAACTCGGCATTACTAACGAAGCTAAAGATGAGTGGTACCAACACTGGGTAAAAGTTGGGCTAGAGAGTATTGAAAAGCAATTGAGCAATGACTCTAGGGTTGGGAGGTTTGCCTACGGCGATCATCCGGGCTTAATTGATATCTGCTTAGTGCCTCAGCTATTTAATGCGCTAAGCGCAAAAGTAGATGTGGAACTCTACCCCATACTCATGAGCATTTTTCATGAGTGTATGAAGTTGCCCGCTTTTATTGATGCATCTTGGGAAAAACAAATAGATGCCGAAGGCTCAAACCCCGTTGCTCCACCACAGAAATAA
- a CDS encoding AEC family transporter — translation MLYVFNVVLPVFLLILIGYVGGRAGKLGINASTELNRFVVWLALPAQLFNFAANSGWQTLWQPGFIAAFFLSCLIVFALVLLVSWMRHRDLAAASFDGLSASYSNTGYMGIPLCALALGQDGLAPAIISTFIVFVMFALATVFIEIGILSHKKSHEIVLSVIKSLCTNPLLIAPVAGLIWASSELTLYDPVAQVISFLAAASTPCALVSIGLFLIQKSTAAPGRAWGISLAKLILQPLIAWIIAGPILGLPDLWVSAIVILSALPTGTGPFMLAQYYKADGSIISRVVLITTVSSLLTLSLFLWWSNGV, via the coding sequence TTGCTCTACGTATTTAATGTAGTTCTACCTGTTTTCTTACTCATACTGATTGGGTATGTTGGTGGGCGCGCTGGTAAGTTGGGCATCAATGCCTCTACTGAGTTAAACCGGTTTGTTGTTTGGCTGGCTTTGCCTGCTCAACTATTTAACTTTGCCGCCAATAGCGGATGGCAAACACTGTGGCAGCCTGGCTTTATCGCTGCATTTTTCCTGAGTTGCTTAATTGTTTTTGCCTTAGTGCTACTTGTGAGCTGGATGCGTCATCGAGACTTAGCCGCCGCAAGCTTTGATGGGCTCAGTGCTTCTTATTCAAATACTGGTTACATGGGCATTCCATTGTGCGCGCTTGCTCTTGGTCAAGATGGCCTAGCTCCAGCCATTATTTCAACCTTCATAGTATTTGTGATGTTTGCTTTAGCAACGGTATTTATAGAGATTGGTATCTTGTCGCACAAGAAGTCGCATGAGATTGTCTTAAGCGTTATTAAATCCTTATGTACTAATCCATTGCTCATAGCTCCAGTCGCCGGTTTGATATGGGCTTCTAGTGAATTAACTTTGTACGATCCGGTTGCTCAAGTGATTTCATTTTTAGCTGCCGCTTCTACGCCATGCGCTTTAGTTTCAATTGGTTTGTTTCTCATCCAAAAAAGTACTGCTGCTCCAGGAAGAGCGTGGGGTATTAGTTTGGCAAAGTTAATACTGCAACCCTTAATTGCCTGGATTATTGCGGGTCCGATTTTGGGTTTGCCTGATTTATGGGTAAGCGCTATTGTGATTTTGAGTGCACTCCCTACTGGCACCGGGCCTTTTATGTTGGCTCAGTATTACAAAGCTGATGGCAGCATTATTTCTAGAGTGGTATTGATTACTACGGTGAGCTCTTTGCTTACGCTCTCATTATTTCTGTGGTGGAGCAACGGGGTTTGA